The Rhinopithecus roxellana isolate Shanxi Qingling chromosome 14, ASM756505v1, whole genome shotgun sequence genome includes a window with the following:
- the LOC115893153 gene encoding uncharacterized protein LOC115893153, giving the protein MESRKEKQWKEDKGRFHTALTAPHTDLGIDQRLGHQEAVWGLDSRGKVLSRRDREVEQGRRHQHLREALPPSSLGVCSGGSRNAPPPGKGRVRMAPSFQPPASSSVREDREASSGRRGKQAKAGCGGREGISYPGLGPRAFAKEVPSGRRAGREVGRRRVQWQLRGRKGAGRAEPRRRPHPGCPAEPGAGVRRTQANKFCRWSLHPEPRPAPRLCLRGRTSPAPAAPGQRPRPLPCRIPGLPLPRPSNFAFQLAVSRCVSRHLISPAKRVHLHFADHIPEAGRGRTTQPGGSNLCSDAAHSHLKCRGTGSPSRCAEVGVPRQVQGPHPTCLSTPQ; this is encoded by the exons ATGGAGAGCAGGAA AGAAAAGCAGTGGAAGGAGGACAAAGGACGGTTTCACACAGCGCTGACTGCCCCTCACACAGACTTGGGGATCGATCAGCGTCTGGGGCACCAAGAGGCAGTCTGGGGGCTGGATTCACGAGGTAAGGTGTTGAGCAGACGGGATAGGGAGGTGGAGCAGGGGCGCAGGCACCAACACTTGAGAGAGGCACTTCCCCCTTCTTCCCTGGGTGTGTGCAGTGGGGGCTCCAGAAACGCCCCACCCCCGGGAAAGGGGCGAGTGAGGATGGCCCCATCTTTCCAGCCCCCGGCGAGCTCCAGCGTCCGCGAGGACAGGGAGGCCTCTAGCGGCCGGCGTGGGAAGCAGGCAAAGGCCGGCTGCGGAGGGCGGGAGGGCATTTCCTACCCCGGCCTGGGGCCGCGCGCTTTCGCAAAGGAAGTGCCTTCCGGACGCAGGGCGGGGCGGGAAGTGGGGCGGCGACGCGTCCAATGGCAGCTCAGAGGCCGCAAGGGGGCGGGGCGGGCCGAGCCCCGGCGCCGGCCCCACCCAGGCTGCCCCGCAGAGCCAGGCGCCGGAGTCCGCCGCACCCAGGCCAACAAGTTCTGCCGCTGGAGCCTCCACCCCGAGCCTCGCCCCGCTCCCCGCCTCTGCCTTCGGGGCCGCACAAGCCCCGCCCCTGCCGCTCCAGGGCAGAGGCCGCGCCCCCTTCCCTGCCGCATTCCAGGGCTGCCCCTCCCCAGGCCTTCGAATTTTGCTTTCCAGCTAGCAGTATCCCGTTGTGTGTCCAGGCATTTAATTAGTCCTGCCAAAAGGGTacatctccattttgcagaccACATCCCCGAGGCGGGGAGAGGTAGAACAACACAGCCTGGAGGCTCAAATTTGTGCTCTGACGCTGCCCATTCCCACCTTAAGTGTCGAGGGACGGGCAGCCCCTCCAGGTGTGCTGAAGTGGGGGTCCCACGGCAGGTGCAAGGCCCACACCCCACTTGCTTAAGTACCCCGCAATAA